One stretch of Chitinophaga pendula DNA includes these proteins:
- a CDS encoding DUF6850 family outer membrane beta-barrel protein, giving the protein MWKHILHLCVISCACLPLQAQDSTLVDGNPSVRLRADSVKWQQYTFGRQSPFWLGTHMPVRYSQVILDFNYDKGKLTPIQGSTKIRALTFSTEGTTQLKGIKLFGAFSHSRTYEDSTRWAHQSRNNPSVPVYYGAIAPVAYERILYLFKAYGQKNLLRNNLPLSIGLDYRIGEHYGTNDPRGYIRDFQFDGIISTGWTFNAVTIGAGYRAGYGREEVAIGYKNKAYYESVAFPDYVNWEMNGYGQQEQSPMRRLYQNDFRRTGPEFYIYSKSAIGEISGTVKLINEQQDIFQFLKISTGKSYLNEYSLNTRDIQLRWQKDTRKGRLALDIAAFMQYGRDFNTALQGKNYLYDYSSYLVKLIHTRDRGDVLRNIFLSGRLVNELRQDGSYTNKVGYDQLILTAGWGLNRFLKQQISWGIDGYMGYQHTLSQQFIVKESNKYIFAPYVIYHDYLYNGTDRLLCHLSAAYSMPLLLHLQAALKLSAGYERSVKDGALPAGRIPLSIPGNDRFTGKLSIGLYF; this is encoded by the coding sequence ATGTGGAAACATATTTTACATCTATGTGTGATATCCTGTGCCTGCTTGCCATTACAGGCACAGGACTCCACATTGGTAGATGGAAATCCCAGCGTAAGACTACGTGCAGACTCTGTAAAATGGCAACAATACACCTTTGGCCGGCAATCCCCTTTTTGGCTCGGTACGCATATGCCTGTCCGGTACAGCCAGGTGATACTTGACTTCAATTATGACAAGGGAAAATTGACGCCTATTCAGGGTAGTACTAAAATAAGGGCACTTACTTTCAGTACGGAAGGTACCACGCAATTAAAGGGCATAAAACTATTCGGTGCCTTCAGCCATAGCAGAACTTACGAAGACAGTACACGATGGGCACATCAAAGCCGTAATAACCCTTCCGTACCGGTGTATTATGGTGCAATAGCGCCCGTAGCATACGAACGTATCCTATATCTTTTTAAAGCCTATGGACAGAAAAATTTACTGCGTAATAACTTACCCCTGTCTATAGGATTGGATTACCGCATAGGAGAGCACTATGGCACTAATGATCCGAGAGGCTATATCCGGGATTTTCAGTTTGATGGAATTATATCCACCGGCTGGACGTTTAACGCGGTGACCATCGGTGCCGGATACCGCGCGGGATATGGTAGAGAGGAAGTAGCGATAGGCTATAAAAATAAGGCCTACTACGAATCTGTCGCTTTCCCCGATTATGTCAACTGGGAAATGAATGGATATGGGCAACAGGAACAAAGCCCGATGAGACGATTATACCAGAATGACTTCCGCCGTACAGGCCCGGAATTTTATATCTATAGCAAATCCGCTATAGGTGAGATCAGCGGAACTGTTAAACTCATCAACGAACAACAGGATATCTTCCAATTCCTAAAGATATCAACCGGGAAGTCTTATCTTAACGAATATTCCCTGAATACAAGAGATATTCAACTGCGATGGCAGAAAGATACCAGAAAAGGCAGATTGGCACTTGATATTGCTGCTTTTATGCAATATGGAAGAGACTTCAATACTGCTTTGCAGGGAAAGAACTATTTATACGATTACAGCAGCTACTTGGTGAAACTGATACATACCCGGGATAGGGGAGACGTACTGCGTAATATATTCCTTAGCGGCAGATTGGTGAACGAATTACGACAGGATGGAAGTTATACCAACAAAGTAGGATACGACCAGCTGATACTAACCGCAGGATGGGGACTTAACAGATTCTTAAAACAGCAGATATCATGGGGTATAGATGGATACATGGGATACCAGCATACATTATCACAGCAGTTTATCGTAAAGGAAAGTAATAAGTACATATTTGCGCCATACGTCATCTACCATGATTACTTATATAATGGCACTGACCGGTTACTATGCCATCTTTCTGCGGCTTACAGCATGCCGCTCCTGCTACATCTGCAAGCTGCGCTTAAACTAAGCGCCGGTTACGAAAGAAGCGTCAAAGATGGCGCCCTACCTGCCGGACGCATCCCTTTGTCCATACCTGGCAACGACCGGTTCACAGGTAAATTGTCTATCGGACTTTATTTTTAA
- a CDS encoding DUF4876 domain-containing protein, giving the protein MRKGTLILVSGISLLGACKKNDAPDIKPANVSLQISYAVANDKLPLSEAVVKLKNTNTGSDIQLKADASGKVLFTAVPAGSYDVDVSAIIDAVTYNAATGDNVAKPIVFNASRKNWRIVSGESPMLTLQLVTGVIGPWVIKQVYYAGSHRQEGAITRDQFIEIYNNSNEVQYADSIYFGRGWGRQEPDSKGYHEQPVTRQMDWTKSIGMPANISANADYVYLRDLYMIPGTGKQYPVRPGESIVIAQTALNHKTPFVDSDGKSVSVKNPALTVDLSKADFEAYLVEERKKRGDRPAATDLDNPSVPNLRVLQYAANDMILDNPGRDSYVIFKMKQGADAMTLPQYAEPLIAPAKEPKLFFQVPISLVIDGVEVQPHIPSDRIPKKLAAAVDAGYTFVPKGAYTSQSIIRKTVGEENGRRILKDTNNSSEDFDVVDIATPKGFK; this is encoded by the coding sequence ATGAGAAAAGGTACACTGATACTTGTATCCGGTATTTCACTGCTGGGTGCCTGTAAAAAAAATGATGCCCCCGATATTAAACCTGCTAATGTTAGCCTGCAGATTTCCTACGCAGTGGCAAATGATAAATTGCCTTTGAGTGAAGCCGTCGTAAAGCTCAAAAATACAAATACCGGCAGCGATATACAGCTGAAAGCGGATGCAAGCGGGAAAGTACTTTTCACCGCAGTACCGGCGGGTAGCTATGATGTAGATGTGAGTGCAATCATAGATGCGGTAACTTACAATGCAGCAACAGGCGACAATGTCGCCAAACCGATCGTCTTCAATGCCTCCCGTAAAAACTGGCGGATTGTATCCGGTGAAAGCCCGATGCTCACGTTACAATTAGTAACCGGTGTCATCGGCCCATGGGTGATCAAACAGGTATATTACGCCGGTTCTCACCGCCAGGAGGGAGCTATTACCAGAGATCAGTTCATCGAGATATATAATAATTCGAATGAAGTACAATACGCAGACAGCATTTACTTTGGCCGGGGCTGGGGCCGCCAGGAACCAGATTCCAAAGGATATCACGAACAGCCGGTTACCAGGCAGATGGACTGGACGAAATCGATTGGCATGCCTGCTAATATCAGTGCAAATGCAGACTACGTATACCTGCGTGATCTTTATATGATACCCGGTACCGGTAAACAATACCCGGTGCGCCCCGGAGAAAGCATCGTTATTGCACAGACAGCCTTGAATCATAAAACACCATTTGTTGACAGCGATGGAAAATCTGTAAGTGTGAAAAATCCTGCGCTGACAGTAGACCTAAGCAAAGCCGACTTTGAAGCCTACCTGGTAGAAGAACGTAAGAAAAGAGGAGATAGGCCCGCCGCTACGGATCTGGATAACCCTTCCGTACCTAATCTGAGAGTATTGCAGTATGCTGCCAATGACATGATATTAGACAATCCTGGTCGCGACTCCTACGTAATATTCAAAATGAAACAAGGTGCTGATGCAATGACATTACCGCAATACGCAGAGCCGCTCATCGCTCCCGCCAAAGAGCCTAAGTTGTTCTTCCAGGTACCGATATCACTGGTAATCGATGGGGTAGAAGTACAACCACATATCCCCTCAGATAGAATACCTAAAAAATTGGCTGCCGCTGTAGATGCCGGATACACCTTCGTACCCAAAGGCGCCTACACATCCCAGTCAATTATCAGGAAGACAGTAGGAGAAGAAAATGGCCGCCGTATCCTGAAGGATACTAACAACTCCAGTGAGGATTTTGATGTTGTTGATATCGCCACACCAAAAGGATTCAAATAA